The Yersinia intermedia genome window below encodes:
- a CDS encoding YnbE family lipoprotein codes for MKILTGERVAIALGILMLSGCLRLEVATPEKPITINMNVKIEHEIQIKVDKDVESLLKNQSNLF; via the coding sequence ATGAAGATCTTGACAGGGGAACGTGTAGCAATAGCGTTGGGTATTTTGATGCTCAGTGGCTGTTTACGCCTTGAGGTAGCGACACCGGAAAAACCGATCACTATCAATATGAACGTCAAGATTGAGCATGAAATCCAGATAAAAGTTGATAAAGATGTGGAAAGTTTGCTCAAAAATCAATCCAATCTATTCTAA
- the azoR gene encoding FMN-dependent NADH-azoreductase, which yields MSKVLVLKSSILATYSQSNQLADFFVEQWQAAHAGDEITVRDLAAQPVPVLDGELVGALRPSDAALTPRQQEALALSDELIAELQANDVIVMAAPMYNFNIPTQLKNYFDLIARAGVTFRYTEKGPEGLVTGKRAIILTSRGGIHKDTPTDLVVPYLRLFLGFIGITDVEFVFAEGIAYGPEVATKAQADAKELLTQVVSA from the coding sequence ATGAGCAAAGTACTGGTCCTGAAATCAAGCATTCTGGCAACTTATTCACAGTCCAACCAATTAGCTGACTTTTTTGTCGAGCAATGGCAAGCAGCCCACGCTGGCGACGAAATCACCGTACGTGACTTGGCCGCTCAACCGGTTCCTGTGTTAGATGGTGAACTGGTGGGTGCTTTGCGCCCTTCAGACGCAGCGTTAACACCGCGCCAACAAGAGGCTTTGGCACTGTCTGACGAGCTGATTGCTGAACTGCAAGCCAATGACGTGATAGTTATGGCTGCACCAATGTACAACTTCAATATCCCGACTCAGTTAAAAAACTATTTTGACCTGATTGCCCGTGCTGGCGTGACTTTCCGCTACACAGAGAAAGGCCCGGAAGGTTTGGTAACCGGTAAACGTGCCATTATTCTGACCAGCCGTGGGGGCATTCATAAAGACACCCCAACGGATCTGGTGGTGCCTTACCTGCGTCTGTTCCTGGGCTTTATCGGCATTACCGATGTTGAATTCGTGTTTGCAGAAGGTATTGCTTATGGTCCTGAAGTGGCGACCAAAGCACAAGCTGATGCCAAAGAGTTACTGACTCAGGTTGTTAGTGCTTAA
- a CDS encoding YdbL family protein: protein MKKQNSGWIGGRLRLIRAMLGWAILSSSLLFSSMAFALTLEQAKQQGRVGETLSGYLAPVKKDPETLALVEQINIARTEKYQEVAQKNHISTEDVAKLAGQKLVNRAAAGEYVRGINGQWMQR from the coding sequence ATGAAAAAGCAAAATTCAGGCTGGATTGGTGGCAGGCTAAGGCTGATTCGAGCGATGTTGGGGTGGGCGATATTGAGCAGCAGTTTGCTATTCAGTTCCATGGCTTTTGCCCTGACATTGGAGCAGGCAAAGCAGCAAGGGCGGGTTGGTGAAACCCTCAGTGGTTATTTGGCTCCGGTTAAAAAAGATCCTGAGACGCTGGCGTTGGTAGAGCAAATCAATATCGCCAGAACAGAGAAGTATCAGGAAGTGGCGCAGAAAAACCACATTTCAACCGAGGATGTTGCCAAGCTGGCAGGGCAGAAGTTAGTTAACCGGGCGGCGGCCGGTGAATATGTGCGCGGTATTAATGGCCAGTGGATGCAGCGCTAA